GAGTTGGAAGTGGAAGGGCTGGATAACGGAGAGATCTATCGATGGCAGATTCAGAGCGGTCAGCATTTCTTACTCTGAGTAATGAATTGCAGCAGACGGCTCACAGCTTTGAGTTTTTCAAAGCGGTTAACCTGCTGGAATCATTACACGCTGGAGCAAAGGTGGGTCATCAAGGGCCCGTAGTAAAAGAAGGGGTTCGCTTTAAAGGGCATCCCAGTCTGGCATTTCCAGCCAGTGATATTGAGCATGCCGGGGTGAATCGACAGGGGCAGCTTGAGCTACAGAATAATTTTATCGGACTGTATGGGCCGGCTTCACCGCTTCCTGCTCATGTAACAGAGTCGATTATTTACGAGCAGATGCAGATTGAGAATCAGGAATTTATTGAGTATTTCCTGACCTCAGAGCAGCAGATCCGGGCACTGCGAGACCACCGGCTGGATATATCCAGTCTGGTCTTAGGCGCGGCGGAGTATAAACAGCAAATTCGTGCAGGCGTTCTCAGTGTTTATCCGCTGAGTAATGAAGAGCTGGTGCAGCTGCGCAGCGGTGAAAGTCCTGAAGAGTTATTGCCGGCTGCCGAATGGTACAGATTTAAAACAGGGCAGTTAGCATTACAGGTTTTTGAATTGCCTACGTCCAGACAGCGAGATTTTCTGGATCTGTTTAACCACCGCTTGACGGCTTTTTTATATCGGGTGTGGCACAAGTATCGACCATCGCTGCAGTATGAAGCAGCAGCCGAGAATGACTTCTCGGAGTGGATGTTTGCACTCATGGGCGCACCGGATCAGGCATCGCGGGCAGAATCTGCCATTAACTGGCCGCGTATGCTCGGATTTACCGGATTGATGGCGATGCAGGGTAACTCTGCCAGCGTGATGCGACAGGTGGTGAGTGGGTATTTCAACAATGTATCAGTGCAGATTATCGAGCATGTTGAACGCTGGGCAACAGTACCCGATGAGCAGCAGAACCGTTTAGGTCGGGGGCCTAGCCAACTGGGTGAAGATATTACACTGGGTGGGAGGGTAAAGGACTATAACAGTAAGTTTGTGGTACAGATGGGGCCTTTGGATTATCAGCAGTTTACCGATTTTTTGCCTAACGGTATTCATTATGCCGCACTGAAAGAGATGATACTGATGTTGATGCCAGAGCAACTCTGTTTCGATATTAAGTTGATTGTACAGGGGGATCAGGTACCTGAATGCAGCCTGGGTCTCGATGGTAGTTGTTATCTTGGCTGGACAGGTTGGCTGGGAAACCCGAATAGTAGTGATCGTGCAGTTATATTGCATGGGATTGGTTAACCGGTTCAGATTATAAAATACTGAACCGCAACAGGGACGTTAATGATGGAAAAGATTCAGCTTAAATCACTGGTCGGACGACTGAATAGTAATTGTACCCGGGCTTTAGAAGCTGCTGCTGGTCTTTGTGTGTCCCACAGTGGATATGAGGTTAATGTTGATCATTTCCTCATGAAGTTGCTGGAAGAGGAGAATGATCTGGCCCGGATTTTGGTGCACTTTGAGATCAATGTCGTTCACTTCGTAAAGAGGGTCCAACAGAGTATTGAACTGGAGCAAAAGGGCAATCAGAGCAAACCCGTATTTGCACAGTCATTAGTGGGATTGCTTGAAGATGCCTGGCTGATTGCATCCCTTGAGCTGGCTGCGCCTGAGGTCCGCAGTGGTCATCTGGTGATGGCGATACTGGCGAATCAGCGTCGCCATGGTATGGCCAGTTATGTCGATGATCTGAACAGCATCCCTTACGATGATCTCAAGGCTAATTATTTATCCATTACTGAAGGTTCCTGTGAGGTTGGTAGTGTTGCTAAAGGCAGTGTTGCTGCGGCGGTAGCCGAAGCCGATATGAGTGTTCTGGAAAAATTCTGTACCAACTTCACCGCTAAAGCCCGCGCGGGAGAGATTGATCCGGTGTTCTGCCGTGATGTAGAGATCCGTCAGATGATCGATATTCTGGGGCGTCGGCGGAAGAATAACCCGATCTGTGTGGGTGATGCGGGGGTGGGTAAAAGCGCTGTCGTTGAAGGGCTGGCGTTGAAAATAGCCCAGGGTGATGTACCGGAGATTCTGGCGGGAGTTGAGCTCTATGGCCTTGATCTGGGGTTGCTGCAAGCCGGTGCCAGTGTGAAAGGAGAGT
The genomic region above belongs to Amphritea japonica ATCC BAA-1530 and contains:
- the tssG gene encoding type VI secretion system baseplate subunit TssG; protein product: MADSERSAFLTLSNELQQTAHSFEFFKAVNLLESLHAGAKVGHQGPVVKEGVRFKGHPSLAFPASDIEHAGVNRQGQLELQNNFIGLYGPASPLPAHVTESIIYEQMQIENQEFIEYFLTSEQQIRALRDHRLDISSLVLGAAEYKQQIRAGVLSVYPLSNEELVQLRSGESPEELLPAAEWYRFKTGQLALQVFELPTSRQRDFLDLFNHRLTAFLYRVWHKYRPSLQYEAAAENDFSEWMFALMGAPDQASRAESAINWPRMLGFTGLMAMQGNSASVMRQVVSGYFNNVSVQIIEHVERWATVPDEQQNRLGRGPSQLGEDITLGGRVKDYNSKFVVQMGPLDYQQFTDFLPNGIHYAALKEMILMLMPEQLCFDIKLIVQGDQVPECSLGLDGSCYLGWTGWLGNPNSSDRAVILHGIG